A single window of Falco peregrinus isolate bFalPer1 chromosome 11, bFalPer1.pri, whole genome shotgun sequence DNA harbors:
- the PREPL gene encoding prolyl endopeptidase-like isoform X1, with protein MGSVDYQEMKVRTSCVGLQNLLQRLSFSVKHYSKHNHLQTVCFYSKLKPKKCHILDCSGSTFTHWTVPPGTILPWRFFSCKQEGTKIPSKRKQDTSIATSELLYKNLLKLEQENWNVISARYNAMTKRIKEKLEELHKYEFCSGSPRIRFGQNVYFEENGCIFLSKADDADEGNVDILFSTKDLGFSDAFIQRIRISPDQRYMAISLKSENSEEATCVVMKLGHFPIMEEVIPSVFSFEWATNDVLYYTSQKNLKCQNVFMTTFTDQKHTKLVYTEQDARFFVDIYCTKDRRFLTINSNSKTTSEVWLVDCRHPFKLPALVQARTKGVIYHVEHRNDELYILTTYGEPAEYKLMKTPVASSGMENWQLVYALEKKTKLVDLEMFSDHCIMFLKNAGHLYLDVISFISHSVQSIKLPTWACEFELESHPEHTTSTCYFQLTSPVHPPKRFAYSFKENNLIEQAVQEVPIIMNCHTTRLLAKSKDETLVPITVFHNMNSKELHRKPLLVHVYGAYGIDLNMSFKEEKLMLIEEGWILAYCHVRGGGELGLSWHKDGCQHNKLKGLHDLKACIMLLHELGFSQPKYTALVAASAGGVLAGALCNTDPELTRAMALQAPFVDVLNTMMKTHLPLTIEEQEEWGNPLADEKCMEYIKSYCPYQNIKPQCYPSVFITAYENDQRIPLAGVLRYVQKLRKAALDHASRTSKEGSWIPNIILDIQENGSHCDSSWEDSLNEVARRLAFLNKELEEVCHLEHHSKSCK; from the exons ATGGGCTCA gTTGACTATCAAGAAATGAAGGTCAGGACGTCATGCGTTGGACTGCAAAATCTCCTGCAAAGACTGAGCTTCAGTGTCAAACACTACTCTAAGCATAACCATCTTCAAACAGTATGTTTTTATAGTAAactaaaaccaaagaaatgcCACATCCTGGACTGTTCGGGAAGTACGTTCACACACTGGACTGTGCCACCTGGAACTATCCTGCCGTGGAGATTCTTTTCCTGCAAG CAGGAAGGAACAAAAATCCCTTCCAAAAGGAAGCAAGATACATCCATAGCAACATCAGAGCTTTTGTACAAGAATCTTCTGAAACTGGAGCAGGAAAACTGGAATGTCATTTCAGCAAGATACAATGCTATGACAAAAAGAATCAAGGAAAAATTAGAAGAATTGCACAAGTATGAATTCTGTTCAGGAAGCCCAAGG ATCAGATTTGGGCAGAATGTGTACTTTGAAGAGAATGGCtgcatatttctttcaaaagcagatgATG CAGATGAAGGAAATGTTGACATTTTATTCAGTACCAAAGATCTTGGCTTTTCTGATGCCTTTATTCAACGGATCAGAATTTCACCAGATCAGAGATACATGGCCATCAgcttaaaaagtgaaaattctgAAGAAGCAACCTGTGTTGTTATGAAACTTGGTCATTTTCCCATCATGGAAGAAGTAATTCCAAGTGTATTTAGTTTTG AATGGGCTACAAATGATGTTCTGTATTACACCAGTCAGAAGAACCTTAAATGCCAGAATGTGTTTATGACCACTTTCACTGATCAGAAACATACTAAATTAGTTTATACAGAACAAGATGCAAG GTTCTTTGTGGACATATATTGCACAAAAGATAGGCGGTTTCTCACTAtcaacagcaacagcaagacAACCTCGGAAGTTTGGCTAGTTGACTGTAGACATCCTTTTAAGTTGCCAGCTCTTGTACAAGCACGAACAAAAGGGGTCATTTACCACGTTGAACACAGAAATGATGAGTTATATATTCTTACTACATATGGAGAACCTGCAGAATATAAG ttGATGAAGACACCAGTAGCTTCCAGTGGCATGGAGAACTGGCAGTTAGTTTatgcactggaaaagaaaaccaagctaGTAGACTTGGAGATGTTCAGTGATCACTGTATTATGTTCCTGAAGAATGCTGGTCATCTTTACTTAGACgtgatttcttttatttcacattCGGTTCAGTCAATAAAG CTACCTACATGGGCCTGTGAATTTGAATTGGAATCTCATCCTGAACATACCACGAGCACTTGCTATTTTCAGCTTACCTCCCCAGTACACCCCCCTAAGCGTTTTGCatattcatttaaagaaaataatctcattgAACAAGCTGTGCAAGAGGTACCAATTATTATGAATTGTCACACTACACGTTTACTAGCTAAAAGCaag GATGAAACTTTGGTGCCAATTACAGTTTTTCATAATATGAATTCTAAAGAGCTACACAGGAAACCACTTCTAGTTCATGTATATGGAGCTTATGGCATAGATTTGAACATGAGCTTTAAAGAAGAGAAGCTGATGTTAATTGAAGAAGGTTGGATATTAGCGTATTGCCATGTTAG GGGTGGAGGAGAGCTAGGCCTTAGTTGGCATAAAGATGGATGTCAGCATAATAAACTCAAAGGTCTCCATGACCTTAAGGCTTGCATCATGCTGCTGCATGAACTAGGATTTTCTCAGCCGAAGTACACAGCACTAGTagctgccagtgctggaggAGTTCTTGCAGGAGCCCTGTGCAACACCGATCCAGAACTTACCAGAGCCATGGCTTTACAG GCTCCTTTCGTAGATGTTCTAAATACAATGATGAAAACTCATCTCCCATTGACAATTGAAGAACAGGAAGAGTGGGGAAATCCATTAGCGGATGAAAAATGTATGGAGTATATCAAAAGCTATTGTCCATACCAGAATATTAAGCCACAG tGTTACCCTTCAGTTTTTATCACTGCATATGAGAATGATCAACGGATACCACTAGCAGGAGTTTTACGATACGTTCAGAAACTTAGGAAGGCTGCACTAGATCACGCCAGCAGAACAAGTAAGGAAG GAAGTTGGATCCCTAATATAATCTTAGACATCCAGGAAAATGGCAGTCATTGTGATTCATCCTGGGAGGATTCACTGAATGAG gttgcAAGGCGCCTTGCTTTTCTGAACAAAGAACTTGAGGAAGTATGCCATCTTGAACATCATAGCAAATCCTGCAAATAG
- the PREPL gene encoding prolyl endopeptidase-like isoform X6 — translation MGSVDYQEMKVRTSCVGLQNLLQRLSFSVKHYSKHNHLQTVCFYSKLKPKKCHILDCSGSTFTHWTVPPGTILPWRFFSCKQEGTKIPSKRKQDTSIATSELLYKNLLKLEQENWNVISARYNAMTKRIKEKLEELHKYEFCSGSPRIRFGQNVYFEENGCIFLSKADDADEGNVDILFSTKDLGFSDAFIQRIRISPDQRYMAISLKSENSEEATCVVMKLGHFPIMEEVIPSVFSFEWATNDVLYYTSQKNLKCQNVFMTTFTDQKHTKLVYTEQDARFFVDIYCTKDRRFLTINSNSKTTSEVWLVDCRHPFKLPALVQARTKGVIYHVEHRNDELYILTTYGEPAEYKLMKTPVASSGMENWQLVYALEKKTKLVDLEMFSDHCIMFLKNAGHLYLDVISFISHSVQSIKLPTWACEFELESHPEHTTSTCYFQLTSPVHPPKRFAYSFKENNLIEQAVQEVPIIMNCHTTRLLAKSKDETLVPITVFHNMNSKELHRKPLLVHVYGAYGIDLNMSFKEEKLMLIEEGWILAYCHVRGGGELGLSWHKDGCQHNKLKGLHDLKACIMLLHELGFSQPKYTALVAASAGGVLAGALCNTDPELTRAMALQCYPSVFITAYENDQRIPLAGVLRYVQKLRKAALDHASRTSKEGSWIPNIILDIQENGSHCDSSWEDSLNEVARRLAFLNKELEEVCHLEHHSKSCK, via the exons ATGGGCTCA gTTGACTATCAAGAAATGAAGGTCAGGACGTCATGCGTTGGACTGCAAAATCTCCTGCAAAGACTGAGCTTCAGTGTCAAACACTACTCTAAGCATAACCATCTTCAAACAGTATGTTTTTATAGTAAactaaaaccaaagaaatgcCACATCCTGGACTGTTCGGGAAGTACGTTCACACACTGGACTGTGCCACCTGGAACTATCCTGCCGTGGAGATTCTTTTCCTGCAAG CAGGAAGGAACAAAAATCCCTTCCAAAAGGAAGCAAGATACATCCATAGCAACATCAGAGCTTTTGTACAAGAATCTTCTGAAACTGGAGCAGGAAAACTGGAATGTCATTTCAGCAAGATACAATGCTATGACAAAAAGAATCAAGGAAAAATTAGAAGAATTGCACAAGTATGAATTCTGTTCAGGAAGCCCAAGG ATCAGATTTGGGCAGAATGTGTACTTTGAAGAGAATGGCtgcatatttctttcaaaagcagatgATG CAGATGAAGGAAATGTTGACATTTTATTCAGTACCAAAGATCTTGGCTTTTCTGATGCCTTTATTCAACGGATCAGAATTTCACCAGATCAGAGATACATGGCCATCAgcttaaaaagtgaaaattctgAAGAAGCAACCTGTGTTGTTATGAAACTTGGTCATTTTCCCATCATGGAAGAAGTAATTCCAAGTGTATTTAGTTTTG AATGGGCTACAAATGATGTTCTGTATTACACCAGTCAGAAGAACCTTAAATGCCAGAATGTGTTTATGACCACTTTCACTGATCAGAAACATACTAAATTAGTTTATACAGAACAAGATGCAAG GTTCTTTGTGGACATATATTGCACAAAAGATAGGCGGTTTCTCACTAtcaacagcaacagcaagacAACCTCGGAAGTTTGGCTAGTTGACTGTAGACATCCTTTTAAGTTGCCAGCTCTTGTACAAGCACGAACAAAAGGGGTCATTTACCACGTTGAACACAGAAATGATGAGTTATATATTCTTACTACATATGGAGAACCTGCAGAATATAAG ttGATGAAGACACCAGTAGCTTCCAGTGGCATGGAGAACTGGCAGTTAGTTTatgcactggaaaagaaaaccaagctaGTAGACTTGGAGATGTTCAGTGATCACTGTATTATGTTCCTGAAGAATGCTGGTCATCTTTACTTAGACgtgatttcttttatttcacattCGGTTCAGTCAATAAAG CTACCTACATGGGCCTGTGAATTTGAATTGGAATCTCATCCTGAACATACCACGAGCACTTGCTATTTTCAGCTTACCTCCCCAGTACACCCCCCTAAGCGTTTTGCatattcatttaaagaaaataatctcattgAACAAGCTGTGCAAGAGGTACCAATTATTATGAATTGTCACACTACACGTTTACTAGCTAAAAGCaag GATGAAACTTTGGTGCCAATTACAGTTTTTCATAATATGAATTCTAAAGAGCTACACAGGAAACCACTTCTAGTTCATGTATATGGAGCTTATGGCATAGATTTGAACATGAGCTTTAAAGAAGAGAAGCTGATGTTAATTGAAGAAGGTTGGATATTAGCGTATTGCCATGTTAG GGGTGGAGGAGAGCTAGGCCTTAGTTGGCATAAAGATGGATGTCAGCATAATAAACTCAAAGGTCTCCATGACCTTAAGGCTTGCATCATGCTGCTGCATGAACTAGGATTTTCTCAGCCGAAGTACACAGCACTAGTagctgccagtgctggaggAGTTCTTGCAGGAGCCCTGTGCAACACCGATCCAGAACTTACCAGAGCCATGGCTTTACAG tGTTACCCTTCAGTTTTTATCACTGCATATGAGAATGATCAACGGATACCACTAGCAGGAGTTTTACGATACGTTCAGAAACTTAGGAAGGCTGCACTAGATCACGCCAGCAGAACAAGTAAGGAAG GAAGTTGGATCCCTAATATAATCTTAGACATCCAGGAAAATGGCAGTCATTGTGATTCATCCTGGGAGGATTCACTGAATGAG gttgcAAGGCGCCTTGCTTTTCTGAACAAAGAACTTGAGGAAGTATGCCATCTTGAACATCATAGCAAATCCTGCAAATAG
- the PREPL gene encoding prolyl endopeptidase-like isoform X7 codes for MGSVDYQEMKVRTSCVGLQNLLQRLSFSVKHYSKHNHLQTVCFYSKLKPKKCHILDCSGSTFTHWTVPPGTILPWRFFSCKQEGTKIPSKRKQDTSIATSELLYKNLLKLEQENWNVISARYNAMTKRIKEKLEELHKYEFCSGSPRIRFGQNVYFEENGCIFLSKADDADEGNVDILFSTKDLGFSDAFIQRIRISPDQRYMAISLKSENSEEATCVVMKLGHFPIMEEVIPSVFSFEWATNDVLYYTSQKNLKCQNVFMTTFTDQKHTKLVYTEQDARFFVDIYCTKDRRFLTINSNSKTTSEVWLVDCRHPFKLPALVQARTKGVIYHVEHRNDELYILTTYGEPAEYKLPTWACEFELESHPEHTTSTCYFQLTSPVHPPKRFAYSFKENNLIEQAVQEVPIIMNCHTTRLLAKSKDETLVPITVFHNMNSKELHRKPLLVHVYGAYGIDLNMSFKEEKLMLIEEGWILAYCHVRGGGELGLSWHKDGCQHNKLKGLHDLKACIMLLHELGFSQPKYTALVAASAGGVLAGALCNTDPELTRAMALQAPFVDVLNTMMKTHLPLTIEEQEEWGNPLADEKCMEYIKSYCPYQNIKPQCYPSVFITAYENDQRIPLAGVLRYVQKLRKAALDHASRTSKEGSWIPNIILDIQENGSHCDSSWEDSLNEVARRLAFLNKELEEVCHLEHHSKSCK; via the exons ATGGGCTCA gTTGACTATCAAGAAATGAAGGTCAGGACGTCATGCGTTGGACTGCAAAATCTCCTGCAAAGACTGAGCTTCAGTGTCAAACACTACTCTAAGCATAACCATCTTCAAACAGTATGTTTTTATAGTAAactaaaaccaaagaaatgcCACATCCTGGACTGTTCGGGAAGTACGTTCACACACTGGACTGTGCCACCTGGAACTATCCTGCCGTGGAGATTCTTTTCCTGCAAG CAGGAAGGAACAAAAATCCCTTCCAAAAGGAAGCAAGATACATCCATAGCAACATCAGAGCTTTTGTACAAGAATCTTCTGAAACTGGAGCAGGAAAACTGGAATGTCATTTCAGCAAGATACAATGCTATGACAAAAAGAATCAAGGAAAAATTAGAAGAATTGCACAAGTATGAATTCTGTTCAGGAAGCCCAAGG ATCAGATTTGGGCAGAATGTGTACTTTGAAGAGAATGGCtgcatatttctttcaaaagcagatgATG CAGATGAAGGAAATGTTGACATTTTATTCAGTACCAAAGATCTTGGCTTTTCTGATGCCTTTATTCAACGGATCAGAATTTCACCAGATCAGAGATACATGGCCATCAgcttaaaaagtgaaaattctgAAGAAGCAACCTGTGTTGTTATGAAACTTGGTCATTTTCCCATCATGGAAGAAGTAATTCCAAGTGTATTTAGTTTTG AATGGGCTACAAATGATGTTCTGTATTACACCAGTCAGAAGAACCTTAAATGCCAGAATGTGTTTATGACCACTTTCACTGATCAGAAACATACTAAATTAGTTTATACAGAACAAGATGCAAG GTTCTTTGTGGACATATATTGCACAAAAGATAGGCGGTTTCTCACTAtcaacagcaacagcaagacAACCTCGGAAGTTTGGCTAGTTGACTGTAGACATCCTTTTAAGTTGCCAGCTCTTGTACAAGCACGAACAAAAGGGGTCATTTACCACGTTGAACACAGAAATGATGAGTTATATATTCTTACTACATATGGAGAACCTGCAGAATATAAG CTACCTACATGGGCCTGTGAATTTGAATTGGAATCTCATCCTGAACATACCACGAGCACTTGCTATTTTCAGCTTACCTCCCCAGTACACCCCCCTAAGCGTTTTGCatattcatttaaagaaaataatctcattgAACAAGCTGTGCAAGAGGTACCAATTATTATGAATTGTCACACTACACGTTTACTAGCTAAAAGCaag GATGAAACTTTGGTGCCAATTACAGTTTTTCATAATATGAATTCTAAAGAGCTACACAGGAAACCACTTCTAGTTCATGTATATGGAGCTTATGGCATAGATTTGAACATGAGCTTTAAAGAAGAGAAGCTGATGTTAATTGAAGAAGGTTGGATATTAGCGTATTGCCATGTTAG GGGTGGAGGAGAGCTAGGCCTTAGTTGGCATAAAGATGGATGTCAGCATAATAAACTCAAAGGTCTCCATGACCTTAAGGCTTGCATCATGCTGCTGCATGAACTAGGATTTTCTCAGCCGAAGTACACAGCACTAGTagctgccagtgctggaggAGTTCTTGCAGGAGCCCTGTGCAACACCGATCCAGAACTTACCAGAGCCATGGCTTTACAG GCTCCTTTCGTAGATGTTCTAAATACAATGATGAAAACTCATCTCCCATTGACAATTGAAGAACAGGAAGAGTGGGGAAATCCATTAGCGGATGAAAAATGTATGGAGTATATCAAAAGCTATTGTCCATACCAGAATATTAAGCCACAG tGTTACCCTTCAGTTTTTATCACTGCATATGAGAATGATCAACGGATACCACTAGCAGGAGTTTTACGATACGTTCAGAAACTTAGGAAGGCTGCACTAGATCACGCCAGCAGAACAAGTAAGGAAG GAAGTTGGATCCCTAATATAATCTTAGACATCCAGGAAAATGGCAGTCATTGTGATTCATCCTGGGAGGATTCACTGAATGAG gttgcAAGGCGCCTTGCTTTTCTGAACAAAGAACTTGAGGAAGTATGCCATCTTGAACATCATAGCAAATCCTGCAAATAG
- the PREPL gene encoding prolyl endopeptidase-like isoform X2 codes for MGSVDYQEMKVRTSCVGLQNLLQRLSFSVKHYSKHNHLQTVCFYSKLKPKKCHILDCSGSTFTHWTVPPGTILPWRFFSCKQEGTKIPSKRKQDTSIATSELLYKNLLKLEQENWNVISARYNAMTKRIKEKLEELHKYEFCSGSPRIRFGQNVYFEENGCIFLSKADDDEGNVDILFSTKDLGFSDAFIQRIRISPDQRYMAISLKSENSEEATCVVMKLGHFPIMEEVIPSVFSFEWATNDVLYYTSQKNLKCQNVFMTTFTDQKHTKLVYTEQDARFFVDIYCTKDRRFLTINSNSKTTSEVWLVDCRHPFKLPALVQARTKGVIYHVEHRNDELYILTTYGEPAEYKLMKTPVASSGMENWQLVYALEKKTKLVDLEMFSDHCIMFLKNAGHLYLDVISFISHSVQSIKLPTWACEFELESHPEHTTSTCYFQLTSPVHPPKRFAYSFKENNLIEQAVQEVPIIMNCHTTRLLAKSKDETLVPITVFHNMNSKELHRKPLLVHVYGAYGIDLNMSFKEEKLMLIEEGWILAYCHVRGGGELGLSWHKDGCQHNKLKGLHDLKACIMLLHELGFSQPKYTALVAASAGGVLAGALCNTDPELTRAMALQAPFVDVLNTMMKTHLPLTIEEQEEWGNPLADEKCMEYIKSYCPYQNIKPQCYPSVFITAYENDQRIPLAGVLRYVQKLRKAALDHASRTSKEGSWIPNIILDIQENGSHCDSSWEDSLNEVARRLAFLNKELEEVCHLEHHSKSCK; via the exons ATGGGCTCA gTTGACTATCAAGAAATGAAGGTCAGGACGTCATGCGTTGGACTGCAAAATCTCCTGCAAAGACTGAGCTTCAGTGTCAAACACTACTCTAAGCATAACCATCTTCAAACAGTATGTTTTTATAGTAAactaaaaccaaagaaatgcCACATCCTGGACTGTTCGGGAAGTACGTTCACACACTGGACTGTGCCACCTGGAACTATCCTGCCGTGGAGATTCTTTTCCTGCAAG CAGGAAGGAACAAAAATCCCTTCCAAAAGGAAGCAAGATACATCCATAGCAACATCAGAGCTTTTGTACAAGAATCTTCTGAAACTGGAGCAGGAAAACTGGAATGTCATTTCAGCAAGATACAATGCTATGACAAAAAGAATCAAGGAAAAATTAGAAGAATTGCACAAGTATGAATTCTGTTCAGGAAGCCCAAGG ATCAGATTTGGGCAGAATGTGTACTTTGAAGAGAATGGCtgcatatttctttcaaaagcagatgATG ATGAAGGAAATGTTGACATTTTATTCAGTACCAAAGATCTTGGCTTTTCTGATGCCTTTATTCAACGGATCAGAATTTCACCAGATCAGAGATACATGGCCATCAgcttaaaaagtgaaaattctgAAGAAGCAACCTGTGTTGTTATGAAACTTGGTCATTTTCCCATCATGGAAGAAGTAATTCCAAGTGTATTTAGTTTTG AATGGGCTACAAATGATGTTCTGTATTACACCAGTCAGAAGAACCTTAAATGCCAGAATGTGTTTATGACCACTTTCACTGATCAGAAACATACTAAATTAGTTTATACAGAACAAGATGCAAG GTTCTTTGTGGACATATATTGCACAAAAGATAGGCGGTTTCTCACTAtcaacagcaacagcaagacAACCTCGGAAGTTTGGCTAGTTGACTGTAGACATCCTTTTAAGTTGCCAGCTCTTGTACAAGCACGAACAAAAGGGGTCATTTACCACGTTGAACACAGAAATGATGAGTTATATATTCTTACTACATATGGAGAACCTGCAGAATATAAG ttGATGAAGACACCAGTAGCTTCCAGTGGCATGGAGAACTGGCAGTTAGTTTatgcactggaaaagaaaaccaagctaGTAGACTTGGAGATGTTCAGTGATCACTGTATTATGTTCCTGAAGAATGCTGGTCATCTTTACTTAGACgtgatttcttttatttcacattCGGTTCAGTCAATAAAG CTACCTACATGGGCCTGTGAATTTGAATTGGAATCTCATCCTGAACATACCACGAGCACTTGCTATTTTCAGCTTACCTCCCCAGTACACCCCCCTAAGCGTTTTGCatattcatttaaagaaaataatctcattgAACAAGCTGTGCAAGAGGTACCAATTATTATGAATTGTCACACTACACGTTTACTAGCTAAAAGCaag GATGAAACTTTGGTGCCAATTACAGTTTTTCATAATATGAATTCTAAAGAGCTACACAGGAAACCACTTCTAGTTCATGTATATGGAGCTTATGGCATAGATTTGAACATGAGCTTTAAAGAAGAGAAGCTGATGTTAATTGAAGAAGGTTGGATATTAGCGTATTGCCATGTTAG GGGTGGAGGAGAGCTAGGCCTTAGTTGGCATAAAGATGGATGTCAGCATAATAAACTCAAAGGTCTCCATGACCTTAAGGCTTGCATCATGCTGCTGCATGAACTAGGATTTTCTCAGCCGAAGTACACAGCACTAGTagctgccagtgctggaggAGTTCTTGCAGGAGCCCTGTGCAACACCGATCCAGAACTTACCAGAGCCATGGCTTTACAG GCTCCTTTCGTAGATGTTCTAAATACAATGATGAAAACTCATCTCCCATTGACAATTGAAGAACAGGAAGAGTGGGGAAATCCATTAGCGGATGAAAAATGTATGGAGTATATCAAAAGCTATTGTCCATACCAGAATATTAAGCCACAG tGTTACCCTTCAGTTTTTATCACTGCATATGAGAATGATCAACGGATACCACTAGCAGGAGTTTTACGATACGTTCAGAAACTTAGGAAGGCTGCACTAGATCACGCCAGCAGAACAAGTAAGGAAG GAAGTTGGATCCCTAATATAATCTTAGACATCCAGGAAAATGGCAGTCATTGTGATTCATCCTGGGAGGATTCACTGAATGAG gttgcAAGGCGCCTTGCTTTTCTGAACAAAGAACTTGAGGAAGTATGCCATCTTGAACATCATAGCAAATCCTGCAAATAG
- the PREPL gene encoding prolyl endopeptidase-like isoform X3: MGSVDYQEMKVRTSCVGLQNLLQRLSFSVKHYSKHNHLQTVCFYSKLKPKKCHILDCSGSTFTHWTVPPGTILPWRFFSCKEGTKIPSKRKQDTSIATSELLYKNLLKLEQENWNVISARYNAMTKRIKEKLEELHKYEFCSGSPRIRFGQNVYFEENGCIFLSKADDADEGNVDILFSTKDLGFSDAFIQRIRISPDQRYMAISLKSENSEEATCVVMKLGHFPIMEEVIPSVFSFEWATNDVLYYTSQKNLKCQNVFMTTFTDQKHTKLVYTEQDARFFVDIYCTKDRRFLTINSNSKTTSEVWLVDCRHPFKLPALVQARTKGVIYHVEHRNDELYILTTYGEPAEYKLMKTPVASSGMENWQLVYALEKKTKLVDLEMFSDHCIMFLKNAGHLYLDVISFISHSVQSIKLPTWACEFELESHPEHTTSTCYFQLTSPVHPPKRFAYSFKENNLIEQAVQEVPIIMNCHTTRLLAKSKDETLVPITVFHNMNSKELHRKPLLVHVYGAYGIDLNMSFKEEKLMLIEEGWILAYCHVRGGGELGLSWHKDGCQHNKLKGLHDLKACIMLLHELGFSQPKYTALVAASAGGVLAGALCNTDPELTRAMALQAPFVDVLNTMMKTHLPLTIEEQEEWGNPLADEKCMEYIKSYCPYQNIKPQCYPSVFITAYENDQRIPLAGVLRYVQKLRKAALDHASRTSKEGSWIPNIILDIQENGSHCDSSWEDSLNEVARRLAFLNKELEEVCHLEHHSKSCK; this comes from the exons ATGGGCTCA gTTGACTATCAAGAAATGAAGGTCAGGACGTCATGCGTTGGACTGCAAAATCTCCTGCAAAGACTGAGCTTCAGTGTCAAACACTACTCTAAGCATAACCATCTTCAAACAGTATGTTTTTATAGTAAactaaaaccaaagaaatgcCACATCCTGGACTGTTCGGGAAGTACGTTCACACACTGGACTGTGCCACCTGGAACTATCCTGCCGTGGAGATTCTTTTCCTGCAAG GAAGGAACAAAAATCCCTTCCAAAAGGAAGCAAGATACATCCATAGCAACATCAGAGCTTTTGTACAAGAATCTTCTGAAACTGGAGCAGGAAAACTGGAATGTCATTTCAGCAAGATACAATGCTATGACAAAAAGAATCAAGGAAAAATTAGAAGAATTGCACAAGTATGAATTCTGTTCAGGAAGCCCAAGG ATCAGATTTGGGCAGAATGTGTACTTTGAAGAGAATGGCtgcatatttctttcaaaagcagatgATG CAGATGAAGGAAATGTTGACATTTTATTCAGTACCAAAGATCTTGGCTTTTCTGATGCCTTTATTCAACGGATCAGAATTTCACCAGATCAGAGATACATGGCCATCAgcttaaaaagtgaaaattctgAAGAAGCAACCTGTGTTGTTATGAAACTTGGTCATTTTCCCATCATGGAAGAAGTAATTCCAAGTGTATTTAGTTTTG AATGGGCTACAAATGATGTTCTGTATTACACCAGTCAGAAGAACCTTAAATGCCAGAATGTGTTTATGACCACTTTCACTGATCAGAAACATACTAAATTAGTTTATACAGAACAAGATGCAAG GTTCTTTGTGGACATATATTGCACAAAAGATAGGCGGTTTCTCACTAtcaacagcaacagcaagacAACCTCGGAAGTTTGGCTAGTTGACTGTAGACATCCTTTTAAGTTGCCAGCTCTTGTACAAGCACGAACAAAAGGGGTCATTTACCACGTTGAACACAGAAATGATGAGTTATATATTCTTACTACATATGGAGAACCTGCAGAATATAAG ttGATGAAGACACCAGTAGCTTCCAGTGGCATGGAGAACTGGCAGTTAGTTTatgcactggaaaagaaaaccaagctaGTAGACTTGGAGATGTTCAGTGATCACTGTATTATGTTCCTGAAGAATGCTGGTCATCTTTACTTAGACgtgatttcttttatttcacattCGGTTCAGTCAATAAAG CTACCTACATGGGCCTGTGAATTTGAATTGGAATCTCATCCTGAACATACCACGAGCACTTGCTATTTTCAGCTTACCTCCCCAGTACACCCCCCTAAGCGTTTTGCatattcatttaaagaaaataatctcattgAACAAGCTGTGCAAGAGGTACCAATTATTATGAATTGTCACACTACACGTTTACTAGCTAAAAGCaag GATGAAACTTTGGTGCCAATTACAGTTTTTCATAATATGAATTCTAAAGAGCTACACAGGAAACCACTTCTAGTTCATGTATATGGAGCTTATGGCATAGATTTGAACATGAGCTTTAAAGAAGAGAAGCTGATGTTAATTGAAGAAGGTTGGATATTAGCGTATTGCCATGTTAG GGGTGGAGGAGAGCTAGGCCTTAGTTGGCATAAAGATGGATGTCAGCATAATAAACTCAAAGGTCTCCATGACCTTAAGGCTTGCATCATGCTGCTGCATGAACTAGGATTTTCTCAGCCGAAGTACACAGCACTAGTagctgccagtgctggaggAGTTCTTGCAGGAGCCCTGTGCAACACCGATCCAGAACTTACCAGAGCCATGGCTTTACAG GCTCCTTTCGTAGATGTTCTAAATACAATGATGAAAACTCATCTCCCATTGACAATTGAAGAACAGGAAGAGTGGGGAAATCCATTAGCGGATGAAAAATGTATGGAGTATATCAAAAGCTATTGTCCATACCAGAATATTAAGCCACAG tGTTACCCTTCAGTTTTTATCACTGCATATGAGAATGATCAACGGATACCACTAGCAGGAGTTTTACGATACGTTCAGAAACTTAGGAAGGCTGCACTAGATCACGCCAGCAGAACAAGTAAGGAAG GAAGTTGGATCCCTAATATAATCTTAGACATCCAGGAAAATGGCAGTCATTGTGATTCATCCTGGGAGGATTCACTGAATGAG gttgcAAGGCGCCTTGCTTTTCTGAACAAAGAACTTGAGGAAGTATGCCATCTTGAACATCATAGCAAATCCTGCAAATAG